Proteins encoded in a region of the Panthera uncia isolate 11264 chromosome B2 unlocalized genomic scaffold, Puncia_PCG_1.0 HiC_scaffold_24, whole genome shotgun sequence genome:
- the SLC29A1 gene encoding equilibrative nucleoside transporter 1 isoform X1, translating into MGGAHGQGLLPEPELGPLPRDCPGPLCSDPSAGKSGHPQTPGGGSYRPGKTENAVTMTTGHEPQDRYKAVWLIFFMLGLGTLLPWNFFMTATRYFTNRLDETQNMSLVTAENSKDFQPSATPTVPSPERNYLSALFNNVMTLCAMLPLLFFTCLNSFLHQRIPQSVRILGSLIAILLVFLITAVLVKVHLDAVPFFVITMIKIMLINSFGAILQGSLFGLAGLLPTSYTAPIMSGQGLAGFFASVAMICAIASGSELSESAFGYFITACGVIVLAIICYLGLPRLEFYRYYQQLKLEGPGEQETKLDLISKGEDLKANKEESRVPAPNSESTNQGHSIRAILRNILVPALSVCFIFTVTIGMFPAVTAEVQSSIAGNSAWGAYFIPVSCFLTFNVFDWLGRSLTAIFTWPGKDSHWLPSLVLARILFVPLLLLCNVQPRRYLAVVFEHDAWFIIFMAAFAFSNGYLASLCMCFGPKKVKPAEAETAGAIMAFFLSLGLALGAVFSFLFRSIV; encoded by the exons ATGG GGGGCGCCCATGGACAAGGCCTGCTGCCAGAGCCTGAGCTAGGACCACTTCCCAGGGACTGCCCAGGCCCCCTCTGCTCTGACCCTTCTGCTGGCAAGTCTGGGCATCCG CAGACGCCAGGAGGAGGGAGTTATCGGCCAGGCAAAACTGAGAACGCCGTCACCATGACAACCGGTCACGAGCCTCAGGACAG GTACAAAGCCGTCTGGCTTATCTTCTTCATGCTGGGTCTGGGGACGCTGCTCCCGTGGAATTTTTTCATGACAGCCACTAGG TATTTCACAAACCGCCTGGACGAGACCCAGAATATGTCCTTGGTCACTGCTGAAAACAGCAAGGACTTCCAGCCCTCAGCCACCCCCACAGTACCCTCCCCAGAGCGGAATTATCTCAGTGCCCTCTTCAACAATGTCATGACCTTATGTGCCATGTTGCCCTTGCTGTTTTTCACCTGCCTTAACTCTTTCCTGCATCAGAG GATCCCCCAGTCTGTTCGGATCCTGGGCAGCCTGATAGCCATTCTCTTGGTGTTCTTGATCACTGCTGTCCTGGTAAAGGTGCATCTGGATGCCGTGCCCTTCTTCGTCATCACCATGATCAAGATCATGCTCATTAACT CATTCGGTGCCATCCTGCAGGGCAGCCTGTTTGGTCTGGCTGGCCTCCTGCCCACCAGCTACACTGCCCCCATCATGAGTGGCCAGGGCCTGGCAGGCTTCTTCGCCTCGGTGGCCATGATCTGCGCCATCGCCA GTGGCTCGGAGCTGTCAGAAAGTGCCTTTGGCTATTTTATCACGGCCTGTGGGGTTATCGTTTTGGCCATCATCTGTTACCTAGGCCTGCCCCGACTG GAATTCTACCGTTACTACCAGCAGCTCAAGCTTGAAGGGCCTGGAGAGCAGGAGACCAAGTTGGATCTCATTAGTAAAG GAGAGGacctaaaagcaaacaaagaggAGTCCAGAGTTCCAGCCCCCAACTCTGAGTCCACCAACCAAGGCCACTCTATCCGAGCCATCCTCAGAAAC ATCTTAGTCCCGGCTCTCTCCGTCTGCTTCATCTTCACGGTCACCATTGGGATGTTTCCCGCTGTGACTGCTGAGGTCCAATCCAGCATTGCGGGCAACAGTGCCTGGG GAGCCTACTTCATTCCTGTGTCTTGTTTCTTGACTTTCAATGTCTTCGACTGGCTGGGCCGGAGCCTCACAGCTATATTTACGTGG CCTGGGAAGGACAGCCACTGGCTGCCAAGCCTGGTGCTGGCCCGGATATTGTTTGTGCCCCTGCTGCTGCTGTGCAATGTCCAGCCCCGCCGGTACCTGGCTGTGGTCTTCGAGCACGACGCCTGGTTCATCATCTTCATGGCTGCCTTCGCCTTCTCCAATGGCTACCTCGCCAGTCTCTGCATGTGCTTCGGGCCCAA GAAAGTGAAGCCGGCTGAGGCAGAGACAGCTGGAGCCATCAtggccttctttctgtctctgggcCTGGCACTGGGGGCTGTCTTCTCCTTCCTGTTCCGGTCAATTGTGTGA
- the MYMX gene encoding protein myomixer, producing the protein MPAPLLPLLLRTLMSRLLLPATRLARRHLLPLLRRLARRLGSQDVREALLGCLLFILSQSRPPDAEEVSRVAGQERRERLAPPK; encoded by the coding sequence ATGCCCGCTCCACTGCTCCCACTGCTGCTTCGAACCCTGATGTCCCGCTTGCTGCTGCCTGCCACCCGCCTGGCCCGCCGgcacctcctgcccctcctgcgcAGACTGGCCCGCCGCCTGGGCTCGCAGGATGTTCGAGAAGCTTTGCTGGGCTGTCTGTTGTTCATCCTCAGCCAGAGCCGCCCTCCCGACGCTGAGGAGGTCTCCAGAGTGGCTggccaggagaggagggagaggctaGCTCCCCCAAAATGA
- the SLC29A1 gene encoding equilibrative nucleoside transporter 1 isoform X2, producing the protein MGGAHGQGLLPEPELGPLPRDCPGPLCSDPSAGKSGHPTPGGGSYRPGKTENAVTMTTGHEPQDRYKAVWLIFFMLGLGTLLPWNFFMTATRYFTNRLDETQNMSLVTAENSKDFQPSATPTVPSPERNYLSALFNNVMTLCAMLPLLFFTCLNSFLHQRIPQSVRILGSLIAILLVFLITAVLVKVHLDAVPFFVITMIKIMLINSFGAILQGSLFGLAGLLPTSYTAPIMSGQGLAGFFASVAMICAIASGSELSESAFGYFITACGVIVLAIICYLGLPRLEFYRYYQQLKLEGPGEQETKLDLISKGEDLKANKEESRVPAPNSESTNQGHSIRAILRNILVPALSVCFIFTVTIGMFPAVTAEVQSSIAGNSAWGAYFIPVSCFLTFNVFDWLGRSLTAIFTWPGKDSHWLPSLVLARILFVPLLLLCNVQPRRYLAVVFEHDAWFIIFMAAFAFSNGYLASLCMCFGPKKVKPAEAETAGAIMAFFLSLGLALGAVFSFLFRSIV; encoded by the exons ATGG GGGGCGCCCATGGACAAGGCCTGCTGCCAGAGCCTGAGCTAGGACCACTTCCCAGGGACTGCCCAGGCCCCCTCTGCTCTGACCCTTCTGCTGGCAAGTCTGGGCATCCG ACGCCAGGAGGAGGGAGTTATCGGCCAGGCAAAACTGAGAACGCCGTCACCATGACAACCGGTCACGAGCCTCAGGACAG GTACAAAGCCGTCTGGCTTATCTTCTTCATGCTGGGTCTGGGGACGCTGCTCCCGTGGAATTTTTTCATGACAGCCACTAGG TATTTCACAAACCGCCTGGACGAGACCCAGAATATGTCCTTGGTCACTGCTGAAAACAGCAAGGACTTCCAGCCCTCAGCCACCCCCACAGTACCCTCCCCAGAGCGGAATTATCTCAGTGCCCTCTTCAACAATGTCATGACCTTATGTGCCATGTTGCCCTTGCTGTTTTTCACCTGCCTTAACTCTTTCCTGCATCAGAG GATCCCCCAGTCTGTTCGGATCCTGGGCAGCCTGATAGCCATTCTCTTGGTGTTCTTGATCACTGCTGTCCTGGTAAAGGTGCATCTGGATGCCGTGCCCTTCTTCGTCATCACCATGATCAAGATCATGCTCATTAACT CATTCGGTGCCATCCTGCAGGGCAGCCTGTTTGGTCTGGCTGGCCTCCTGCCCACCAGCTACACTGCCCCCATCATGAGTGGCCAGGGCCTGGCAGGCTTCTTCGCCTCGGTGGCCATGATCTGCGCCATCGCCA GTGGCTCGGAGCTGTCAGAAAGTGCCTTTGGCTATTTTATCACGGCCTGTGGGGTTATCGTTTTGGCCATCATCTGTTACCTAGGCCTGCCCCGACTG GAATTCTACCGTTACTACCAGCAGCTCAAGCTTGAAGGGCCTGGAGAGCAGGAGACCAAGTTGGATCTCATTAGTAAAG GAGAGGacctaaaagcaaacaaagaggAGTCCAGAGTTCCAGCCCCCAACTCTGAGTCCACCAACCAAGGCCACTCTATCCGAGCCATCCTCAGAAAC ATCTTAGTCCCGGCTCTCTCCGTCTGCTTCATCTTCACGGTCACCATTGGGATGTTTCCCGCTGTGACTGCTGAGGTCCAATCCAGCATTGCGGGCAACAGTGCCTGGG GAGCCTACTTCATTCCTGTGTCTTGTTTCTTGACTTTCAATGTCTTCGACTGGCTGGGCCGGAGCCTCACAGCTATATTTACGTGG CCTGGGAAGGACAGCCACTGGCTGCCAAGCCTGGTGCTGGCCCGGATATTGTTTGTGCCCCTGCTGCTGCTGTGCAATGTCCAGCCCCGCCGGTACCTGGCTGTGGTCTTCGAGCACGACGCCTGGTTCATCATCTTCATGGCTGCCTTCGCCTTCTCCAATGGCTACCTCGCCAGTCTCTGCATGTGCTTCGGGCCCAA GAAAGTGAAGCCGGCTGAGGCAGAGACAGCTGGAGCCATCAtggccttctttctgtctctgggcCTGGCACTGGGGGCTGTCTTCTCCTTCCTGTTCCGGTCAATTGTGTGA
- the SLC29A1 gene encoding equilibrative nucleoside transporter 1 isoform X3 — translation MTTGHEPQDRYKAVWLIFFMLGLGTLLPWNFFMTATRYFTNRLDETQNMSLVTAENSKDFQPSATPTVPSPERNYLSALFNNVMTLCAMLPLLFFTCLNSFLHQRIPQSVRILGSLIAILLVFLITAVLVKVHLDAVPFFVITMIKIMLINSFGAILQGSLFGLAGLLPTSYTAPIMSGQGLAGFFASVAMICAIASGSELSESAFGYFITACGVIVLAIICYLGLPRLEFYRYYQQLKLEGPGEQETKLDLISKGEDLKANKEESRVPAPNSESTNQGHSIRAILRNILVPALSVCFIFTVTIGMFPAVTAEVQSSIAGNSAWGAYFIPVSCFLTFNVFDWLGRSLTAIFTWPGKDSHWLPSLVLARILFVPLLLLCNVQPRRYLAVVFEHDAWFIIFMAAFAFSNGYLASLCMCFGPKKVKPAEAETAGAIMAFFLSLGLALGAVFSFLFRSIV, via the exons ATGACAACCGGTCACGAGCCTCAGGACAG GTACAAAGCCGTCTGGCTTATCTTCTTCATGCTGGGTCTGGGGACGCTGCTCCCGTGGAATTTTTTCATGACAGCCACTAGG TATTTCACAAACCGCCTGGACGAGACCCAGAATATGTCCTTGGTCACTGCTGAAAACAGCAAGGACTTCCAGCCCTCAGCCACCCCCACAGTACCCTCCCCAGAGCGGAATTATCTCAGTGCCCTCTTCAACAATGTCATGACCTTATGTGCCATGTTGCCCTTGCTGTTTTTCACCTGCCTTAACTCTTTCCTGCATCAGAG GATCCCCCAGTCTGTTCGGATCCTGGGCAGCCTGATAGCCATTCTCTTGGTGTTCTTGATCACTGCTGTCCTGGTAAAGGTGCATCTGGATGCCGTGCCCTTCTTCGTCATCACCATGATCAAGATCATGCTCATTAACT CATTCGGTGCCATCCTGCAGGGCAGCCTGTTTGGTCTGGCTGGCCTCCTGCCCACCAGCTACACTGCCCCCATCATGAGTGGCCAGGGCCTGGCAGGCTTCTTCGCCTCGGTGGCCATGATCTGCGCCATCGCCA GTGGCTCGGAGCTGTCAGAAAGTGCCTTTGGCTATTTTATCACGGCCTGTGGGGTTATCGTTTTGGCCATCATCTGTTACCTAGGCCTGCCCCGACTG GAATTCTACCGTTACTACCAGCAGCTCAAGCTTGAAGGGCCTGGAGAGCAGGAGACCAAGTTGGATCTCATTAGTAAAG GAGAGGacctaaaagcaaacaaagaggAGTCCAGAGTTCCAGCCCCCAACTCTGAGTCCACCAACCAAGGCCACTCTATCCGAGCCATCCTCAGAAAC ATCTTAGTCCCGGCTCTCTCCGTCTGCTTCATCTTCACGGTCACCATTGGGATGTTTCCCGCTGTGACTGCTGAGGTCCAATCCAGCATTGCGGGCAACAGTGCCTGGG GAGCCTACTTCATTCCTGTGTCTTGTTTCTTGACTTTCAATGTCTTCGACTGGCTGGGCCGGAGCCTCACAGCTATATTTACGTGG CCTGGGAAGGACAGCCACTGGCTGCCAAGCCTGGTGCTGGCCCGGATATTGTTTGTGCCCCTGCTGCTGCTGTGCAATGTCCAGCCCCGCCGGTACCTGGCTGTGGTCTTCGAGCACGACGCCTGGTTCATCATCTTCATGGCTGCCTTCGCCTTCTCCAATGGCTACCTCGCCAGTCTCTGCATGTGCTTCGGGCCCAA GAAAGTGAAGCCGGCTGAGGCAGAGACAGCTGGAGCCATCAtggccttctttctgtctctgggcCTGGCACTGGGGGCTGTCTTCTCCTTCCTGTTCCGGTCAATTGTGTGA
- the SLC29A1 gene encoding equilibrative nucleoside transporter 1 isoform X4, with the protein MPVVQNSFSPGPPASSPLHCQSGLPRVPEATEVGHFWLWDLRYKAVWLIFFMLGLGTLLPWNFFMTATRYFTNRLDETQNMSLVTAENSKDFQPSATPTVPSPERNYLSALFNNVMTLCAMLPLLFFTCLNSFLHQRIPQSVRILGSLIAILLVFLITAVLVKVHLDAVPFFVITMIKIMLINSFGAILQGSLFGLAGLLPTSYTAPIMSGQGLAGFFASVAMICAIASGSELSESAFGYFITACGVIVLAIICYLGLPRLEFYRYYQQLKLEGPGEQETKLDLISKGEDLKANKEESRVPAPNSESTNQGHSIRAILRNILVPALSVCFIFTVTIGMFPAVTAEVQSSIAGNSAWGAYFIPVSCFLTFNVFDWLGRSLTAIFTWPGKDSHWLPSLVLARILFVPLLLLCNVQPRRYLAVVFEHDAWFIIFMAAFAFSNGYLASLCMCFGPKKVKPAEAETAGAIMAFFLSLGLALGAVFSFLFRSIV; encoded by the exons ATGCCTGTGGTCCAAAACTCCTTCAGCCCAGGCCCCCCAGCCTCATCCCCTCTCCACTGCCAATCCGGTCTCCCTCGTGTGCCAGAGGCCACAGAAGTAGGCCACTTCTGGCTATGGGACCTCAG GTACAAAGCCGTCTGGCTTATCTTCTTCATGCTGGGTCTGGGGACGCTGCTCCCGTGGAATTTTTTCATGACAGCCACTAGG TATTTCACAAACCGCCTGGACGAGACCCAGAATATGTCCTTGGTCACTGCTGAAAACAGCAAGGACTTCCAGCCCTCAGCCACCCCCACAGTACCCTCCCCAGAGCGGAATTATCTCAGTGCCCTCTTCAACAATGTCATGACCTTATGTGCCATGTTGCCCTTGCTGTTTTTCACCTGCCTTAACTCTTTCCTGCATCAGAG GATCCCCCAGTCTGTTCGGATCCTGGGCAGCCTGATAGCCATTCTCTTGGTGTTCTTGATCACTGCTGTCCTGGTAAAGGTGCATCTGGATGCCGTGCCCTTCTTCGTCATCACCATGATCAAGATCATGCTCATTAACT CATTCGGTGCCATCCTGCAGGGCAGCCTGTTTGGTCTGGCTGGCCTCCTGCCCACCAGCTACACTGCCCCCATCATGAGTGGCCAGGGCCTGGCAGGCTTCTTCGCCTCGGTGGCCATGATCTGCGCCATCGCCA GTGGCTCGGAGCTGTCAGAAAGTGCCTTTGGCTATTTTATCACGGCCTGTGGGGTTATCGTTTTGGCCATCATCTGTTACCTAGGCCTGCCCCGACTG GAATTCTACCGTTACTACCAGCAGCTCAAGCTTGAAGGGCCTGGAGAGCAGGAGACCAAGTTGGATCTCATTAGTAAAG GAGAGGacctaaaagcaaacaaagaggAGTCCAGAGTTCCAGCCCCCAACTCTGAGTCCACCAACCAAGGCCACTCTATCCGAGCCATCCTCAGAAAC ATCTTAGTCCCGGCTCTCTCCGTCTGCTTCATCTTCACGGTCACCATTGGGATGTTTCCCGCTGTGACTGCTGAGGTCCAATCCAGCATTGCGGGCAACAGTGCCTGGG GAGCCTACTTCATTCCTGTGTCTTGTTTCTTGACTTTCAATGTCTTCGACTGGCTGGGCCGGAGCCTCACAGCTATATTTACGTGG CCTGGGAAGGACAGCCACTGGCTGCCAAGCCTGGTGCTGGCCCGGATATTGTTTGTGCCCCTGCTGCTGCTGTGCAATGTCCAGCCCCGCCGGTACCTGGCTGTGGTCTTCGAGCACGACGCCTGGTTCATCATCTTCATGGCTGCCTTCGCCTTCTCCAATGGCTACCTCGCCAGTCTCTGCATGTGCTTCGGGCCCAA GAAAGTGAAGCCGGCTGAGGCAGAGACAGCTGGAGCCATCAtggccttctttctgtctctgggcCTGGCACTGGGGGCTGTCTTCTCCTTCCTGTTCCGGTCAATTGTGTGA